One Apostichopus japonicus isolate 1M-3 chromosome 14, ASM3797524v1, whole genome shotgun sequence genomic window carries:
- the LOC139979829 gene encoding muscarinic acetylcholine receptor M2-like yields MSTTDIILSSSIPSTWTTMNESTSGIPPPRELGTVTVTILSVISAIASLLTFLGNLLVLVAFKREHRLRIVSNYFIFSMAIADMTIGLCSMPLYTSYYLLSSWPFGSVICDIWLSLDFLCCAASVLGILLISIDRYHVLSNPMTYRQTMTKKRALVLITVSWVASAILFSVPIIGWQYIEGKRTVKADACEVQFFSNPLYTILSIVIIYWLPLLIILILYAKIYRLTRKLVRREAKIIGRLSTRETTSSRASHQLRPRDVDAHREPDSDDWDDVAQKMDAPNLDSSSYIAQCETKLHNILKSEVLVQTNGCQKQNHLSPSATPNNDGSPTVQKQQRKQQNFVDNLDIRRSKVHSCPDTEEDRTTYSYQYDRTPSSNNKTLYRYSKDGGPSFSRISTESDVELDGERVRMTRPNSCQSLASEKKSIKSVLNLKENNLARTLTSVIISLKEAKAVRTLSVLLGAFVLCWTPYSVLIIVKAACSSCVGDDFFSFSYYLCYINSTFNPVCYAMSNRGFRIAFKRILTCGKKRYEWRDTF; encoded by the coding sequence atgtccACGACTGATATAATTTTATCATCCAGCATTCCATCAACCTGGACCACCATGAACGAGAGTACGAGCGGGATCCCTCCACCCCGTGAACTAGGCACAGTTACTGTCACTATTTTGTCCGTGATTTCAGCCATTGCGTCGCTACTTACCTTCCTAGGAAATCTACTAGTGTTAGTGGCGTTCAAACGTGAGCACAGGTTACGGATTGTGAGTAATTACTTCATCTTCAGTATGGCGATTGCAGATATGACGATCGGGCTGTGTTCCATGCCACTTTATACTTCCTACTATCTCTTGTCATCCTGGCCATTTGGAAGCGTAATATGCGACATTTGGCTGTCGCTCGATTTCCTCTGTTGTGCCGCATCGGTTTTGGGTATTTTATTAATCAGTATTGATAGATATCACGTTCTTTCTAACCCAATGACCTATAGACAAACCATGACTAAGAAGAGAGCCTTGGTGCTAATCACGGTGTCATGGGTAGCTTCcgccattttgttttctgttcccATCATAGGTTGGCAATATATCGAAGGCAAGAGGACAGTGAAAGCCGATGCTTGCGAGGTGCAATTTTTCAGCAATCCCCTCTACACCATCCTATCTATAGTTATTATCTATTGGCTGCCGTTATTAATTATTCTCATTCTATATGCGAAAATCTACAGGTTAACTAGAAAGTTAGTTCGCAGGGAAGCCAAAATAATAGGTCGATTGAGTACGAGGGAGACAACGTCCAGTCGGGCGTCTCATCAACTCAGACCACGTGACGTAGACGCCCACCGAGAGCCAGATTCAGACGACTGGGATGACGTGGCTCAGAAGATGGATGCACCAAACTTAGATTCCAGCTCCTACATTGCACAATGTGAAACCAAATTGCACAATATATTAAAATCGGAAGTGTTAGTTCAAACGAACGGTTGCCAAAAACAGAACCATCTTAGCCCATCAGCAACCCCGAACAACGATGGGAGCCCTACCGTTCAAAAGCAGCAACGTAAGCAACAAAACTTTGTGGATAATTTAGATATAAGACGATCAAAGGTTCATTCTTGTCCCGACACCGAAGAAGATCGTACTACGTATTCTTATCAGTACGACAGGACACCTTccagcaacaacaaaacattgtaCCGTTATTCCAAAGACGGCGGTCCAAGCTTCAGCCGAATCAGCACTGAATCAGACGTGGAATTAGACGGTGAACGGGTCAGGATGACCAGACCGAATAGTTGCCAGTCGTTAGCCTCTGAAAAGAAAAGTATCAAGTCAGTACTGAACTTGAAAGAGAATAACCTAGCGAGAACTCTGACGTCGGTGATAATAAGTTTGAAGGAAGCGAAAGCGGTGCGTACCTTGAGCGTTTTACTGGGGGCGTTTGTTCTCTGTTGGACGCCGTATAGCGTGCTAATCATTGTCAAGGCTGCTTGTTCCTCGTGTGTGGGTGATgactttttctccttttcttatTATCTTTGCTACATAAACAGTACGTTTAATCCTGTGTGTTACGCAATGTCCAATAGAGGATTTCGTATTGCATTTAAAAGAATTTTAACGTGTGGAAAGAAACGCTATGAATGGCGGGATACATTTTGA